TCATGCAAGATATCTAAGTTATAGGTACAACAATGCATACAATTCAAACTGGAGTTTAAACTATTAGGGCCTGTGGCCTCGTCGATGCCGAGAAATCCTGAACAACAATGGCAACAGAGTGGAGTGGGCCTCTCTGCTAGGGCAGATAGACAGCCGCCGCGGGGGGCGAGCCCTGCTACGCAGCCGCCTTTCTTTTTACGCTTCTTTTTCATTCCTAAACCTCAACTTTGCTGGTTCTGCTGGCGGCTCTTAGAGTAACTAGTAAAGACAAAATTGTAATCGTTGAATTGGGCCAACTGGCGGTCGAGGCGCTTGTACCCCTCGAGTTTCTGGGCGGAAGAAAAGACACTGCGACATTTGGAGCTCTGgtgaaaagaaagaaaaacaaaaataatttgTTAACAGTGAAAGTGCCAAGTGAAGACGATGAAAGTCACTTAAAGCAATTTTCTGAAAAACAGAGAGAAACATCCACACGCAACAACGGAACCATTTTGAACGAGAACATACCTGGTTAACAAATAGTGTAGTCACAAATTTTCCTGGCTTAAACACGTCCACAACTTTCCTGACCAAATCATCGTAGGACGTCTGGGAGAGGTTGGTTTCGAAGCTGACATAGGAGAACTCTGGCTCTGGAGTGATGTGGATCGTCCAGTAAGTTCCCTGTAAGACAAAGAGACAGTGGTTTTAGATAAACTACCAAGGTGTATTTGTCGAGAAGACAAGACCATTGACAAGATCCACTTACGTCAGTCTTCATTCCATTCATTGAGTATCCACAAGGGTTGAACATTGTGGCGTCAATCACAGAACCTGGTATCAGGTCACGAATTCCACTCATCTGAAAAAAGAAAAGCAGACTAATGTGCACTACAAAACAGCAACTACTAATTGACAGGTGAACAGTCAGCTTTATGATGTGTTCATCTATACATTAAGGGGAATATTACTACTGGGCACCAATAGCGATAATTTGATATCGATATGAACAAGGCATATCGCGATATTGGTTTATTCTTCCCATTTACCTACACGAttatgtaaaataataataataatacactgcTGTTTCTTCATGCACAAAACCCCTTTCACAGACCACACAGGCAGTCAACATATCATACTTAATTGCCTGCTGATTGGCCATCAACAGTTGATGAGCTTCCTATTGTATACCAACTGGTTCAGTAAGTTAGGACCCCAGAACATTCACATCTGGCCGAACAGGCAATCAACAAGCAGCTGTCTCGACTTCACAGACGGGTGGATGTGAACATTCACACAGCTGCAATGTATTTTCATAAAGCCGATATCGTATCGGAAAAAATCTACTGATATTTTCCATATCAGTGGCCATCACTAGGGAAGATCATTacagacacagaaccacagtGGATTAATGTCATGATAAAGACAGGTCCCACTCAACAGTGCCCTACTGAGTGACCCCTCTTGAAGGAATCAAGAACAAATATAGAACGTTGCTAGTTAGTGGGCCTTACACGAGTGACATCATTTGCAGAAACACCGTCTTTCATGAAGAACTGGTCCATAATTGCTGGATCAAGGTCACTCATCAGAACTTCCAGGGTCTGATCCGCATGCTCGTTCTCCCAGAACTCTGGCAAATCCAGAGTAAACAGGTACCTGCAGGGAAACAAACAAGGGCGTACAGGAAAACATGAGCCCATTCAGCAGCGCTGGACAGCGTAGTTCAAGTTTAACGGCAATGTCCACTGCATTATTCATTGTCATTAATGGAACAGTATCTTGAAGATATTCCTAGAGTATCAAGTGTTGATATGACCTTACCAGCAATCAGAGTTCAAACGTCCCATACAGTACGCCGCTCCGTCTGGAAAAGAAAGAACGTCATGTCATTCCTTTATGTGCCCGTGTCTCATATACACCTCCTGATTAGAGAGGACAGCATATGACAAGCACAGCCTGTATAGCGTCGCTGACTCACCCCAGCCATTAATTTACCAGTCACTCCCACGGTAACGTAATTAGAGTTCGAGAATGGAATTTAGAGCATGGGGTCATTAGTACTTACTTGGGAAAATCTGGCTGAGAAATTCCACTTCCTCCTGGAAGTTCCGATGAGGGAACTCCTGATGGGTGGGCTTCATGAAGTTCTTGCGCGAATAGAAGAAATTCTGTAGGTAGTGAGGAGATGGGGTTAGAACTTCTGACCTATCCTGTCCACGAGAACATCACCACAAACAAAAAGACAGTACAAAGATTACATGAGCCTCACAAAATGTCTTGAAGCATAACATGGTTTATAAAAAAAGTGTATGATTGGTTTTAAGAACATGTAGGCCATATGGTGTGTATCACACTGACTTCGATGGCATCAAAGCCACAGTACTCTCTGGCGAGTTCCAGCAGAGGCATCAGTGCTTGCAGTAAGAGGGTGGTTCCACAGGTCTTCAAAATGAAACGTCTCTTGGAGACAAACATGCTACTCTCACTGAAAAGAGGAAGGGACAGAAGGAGAACAGCAAGATTAGTTTTGCACGTTACTCAACACACAAGCTACACATCTACCAGTTAAATTATAGCCATAAGCCTACATTTGTGACATGAGCGCAACTAGTTTCCCAGGTTTGAGATTCTAAGCCTTCCAGCTAAAAAAAAAGCAGTGGCACTGGCTTCGAGGtgcagagttgagtttgagggtagACTTAAATCAGCAGATGCTATAAACAGATTAACCTAGTCTGCTTTGAGCCCGGATTCCAAACCAAACCAATGGGCCTTAGTGCATTACTGTTGTCATGGGCCTGGCATTGTTTACAGTGGCAGGCCTGTCTGGCATGCAGGCCCACATATTAAACTCCTTAATGAAACATAGCCGAGTTAGTCATCATGTGCCTCTGCGGTTCACTTCCAACTGCCAGGGAGAACAAGGCTTTAGGTCACAGACTAGTCCTAGGGAGGTATGCAGGGTGATGTTTTATAAAAGGA
This window of the Coregonus clupeaformis isolate EN_2021a chromosome 33, ASM2061545v1, whole genome shotgun sequence genome carries:
- the LOC121548998 gene encoding S-adenosylmethionine decarboxylase proenzyme-like isoform X2 gives rise to the protein MEENGAHFFEGTEKLLEVWFSRQDETKGTGDLRTIPRFEWDKLLENVHCLIISVTKTDKQEAYILSESSMFVSKRRFILKTCGTTLLLQALMPLLELAREYCGFDAIENFFYSRKNFMKPTHQEFPHRNFQEEVEFLSQIFPNGAAYCMGRLNSDCWYLFTLDLPEFWENEHADQTLEVLMSDLDPAIMDQFFMKDGVSANDVTRMSGIRDLIPGSVIDATMFNPCGYSMNGMKTDGTYWTIHITPEPEFSYVSFETNLSQTSYDDLVRKVVDVFKPGKFVTTLFVNQSSKCRSVFSSAQKLEGYKRLDRQLAQFNDYNFVFTSYSKSRQQNQQS
- the LOC121548998 gene encoding S-adenosylmethionine decarboxylase proenzyme-like isoform X1: MEENGAHFFEGTEKLLEVWFSRQDETKGTGDLRTIPRFEWDKLLENVHCLIISVTKTDKQEAYILSESSMFVSKRRFILKTCGTTLLLQALMPLLELAREYCGFDAIEDRSEVLTPSPHYLQNFFYSRKNFMKPTHQEFPHRNFQEEVEFLSQIFPNGAAYCMGRLNSDCWYLFTLDLPEFWENEHADQTLEVLMSDLDPAIMDQFFMKDGVSANDVTRMSGIRDLIPGSVIDATMFNPCGYSMNGMKTDGTYWTIHITPEPEFSYVSFETNLSQTSYDDLVRKVVDVFKPGKFVTTLFVNQSSKCRSVFSSAQKLEGYKRLDRQLAQFNDYNFVFTSYSKSRQQNQQS